The Victivallaceae bacterium genome contains a region encoding:
- the hrcA gene encoding heat-inducible transcriptional repressor HrcA — translation MIKKTQKEAKFSKIILNLVELYLDSGTPIGSGTLKREKQDKISSATIRNYCVELEKTGFLKKNHASGGRLPTDKALRFYFDYYQKLQEPLSKNEKDLIADSLPACNKNIIKDIQKSGELLSELLNLSVFFSFPRFDHDTATDLKLLVLDEQRVLVVILTEFGQIFTETIWVKQKMSAFSAKRVESFIKSKLKNQSFPESLTSEEQFLGQDIYNESIVRYLTRYVNLTDMDIHQTGFSKLLHYNEFKDPEMLSSGLMLFENSLHMKKLLLYGMTCKQPTAFLGKELSRFFDIGLYEKHTVVMMPYFINRTPLGAFGILGPSRIPYRKILKLVTFFGEKLRSNLTESLFKFKLSFRQPKTVLEELQDMERMFLDHSSIKLLPSKES, via the coding sequence ATGATCAAAAAAACTCAGAAAGAGGCTAAGTTCTCAAAGATAATTTTGAATTTAGTCGAGTTATATCTTGATTCCGGCACTCCTATCGGTTCGGGGACTTTAAAACGAGAAAAGCAGGATAAAATCAGTTCGGCTACGATAAGGAACTATTGTGTTGAACTTGAAAAGACAGGTTTTCTGAAAAAGAACCATGCTTCCGGAGGACGGTTACCTACGGACAAGGCTCTCAGATTCTATTTCGATTATTACCAAAAGCTTCAGGAACCTCTAAGTAAAAACGAAAAAGACCTGATTGCAGACTCTCTTCCGGCCTGCAACAAAAACATTATTAAGGATATTCAAAAATCGGGAGAACTTTTAAGCGAGTTATTAAATTTATCCGTTTTCTTCAGTTTCCCACGATTCGATCATGATACGGCTACGGATTTAAAGCTCTTAGTACTTGACGAACAGAGAGTTTTGGTGGTTATTTTGACGGAATTTGGTCAGATTTTTACGGAAACGATATGGGTAAAACAAAAAATGTCCGCATTTAGTGCCAAACGAGTGGAGAGTTTCATAAAATCCAAGTTGAAAAATCAGTCTTTTCCGGAATCGCTTACTTCTGAAGAACAATTTCTCGGGCAAGACATTTATAACGAATCTATTGTTCGTTATTTGACGAGATACGTCAACCTTACGGACATGGATATTCATCAAACGGGATTCTCGAAATTACTTCACTATAACGAATTTAAAGATCCTGAAATGTTATCGAGCGGTCTTATGCTTTTCGAAAACAGTCTTCATATGAAGAAGTTATTGCTTTACGGAATGACTTGTAAGCAGCCGACGGCTTTCTTAGGAAAAGAACTCTCTCGTTTTTTCGATATCGGTCTCTACGAAAAACATACGGTAGTCATGATGCCTTATTTCATTAATCGCACGCCTTTAGGTGCATTCGGAATCTTAGGCCCCTCCAGAATACCTTACAGAAAAATATTGAAACTAGTAACATTTTTTGGCGAAAAACTGAGGAGTAATCTGACCGAAAGTCTTTTTAAATTTAAATTATCTTTCAGACAGCCGAAAACTGTTCTCGAAGAATTACAAGACATGGAAAGAATGTTTTTGGATCATTCTTCGATTAAACTATTACCCTCTAAGGAGTCATAA
- a CDS encoding DUF167 family protein yields the protein MTLRIKVTPRAKTCGVFFDGENVSVRISEAPEKGRANDAVIAVLAEVLHLPKREIVIVSGHCSRIKTILVPKQALIVLNQLKKL from the coding sequence GTGACTTTAAGAATCAAGGTCACTCCTCGTGCTAAAACATGCGGAGTGTTTTTTGACGGTGAAAACGTTTCCGTCCGTATTTCGGAAGCACCGGAAAAAGGGAGAGCGAACGATGCCGTCATTGCCGTGCTTGCTGAGGTTCTGCACCTGCCTAAGAGAGAGATAGTAATCGTTTCGGGACATTGTTCTCGTATTAAGACAATTTTGGTTCCGAAACAAGCTCTAATCGTTCTTAACCAACTGAAAAAATTGTGA
- a CDS encoding lipocalin family protein: MKKTALVAMIGAATLLCSCFFSTQQKDNAPYDPPVNLESYQGLWFQVAGDPTRFQKPCIASAIEYRLCHNKNGVPYLKITDTCITSKQDFPEVNSIGRVYDHGYNRRLAVNIGFFGTLKGLTQRYNYVIYYVSPDYTEAIVCSPNKKYIRILARTPFISSGKEKKLMDIAKSFDIDVLKLQKDSWNESLYEKIKDRPK; this comes from the coding sequence ATGAAAAAAACCGCACTTGTCGCAATGATCGGTGCCGCTACCCTTCTTTGTTCCTGCTTTTTTTCGACTCAACAAAAAGACAATGCCCCGTACGACCCTCCCGTTAATTTGGAGTCCTACCAAGGTCTTTGGTTTCAAGTTGCCGGAGATCCAACGCGTTTTCAAAAACCCTGTATAGCTTCTGCTATCGAATATCGCTTATGTCATAATAAAAATGGGGTTCCCTATCTAAAAATAACCGATACCTGCATAACGTCCAAACAAGATTTTCCAGAAGTCAATAGCATAGGAAGAGTTTACGACCATGGATATAACAGAAGACTAGCCGTCAATATCGGATTTTTCGGCACATTAAAAGGTCTTACCCAACGATACAACTACGTTATTTATTATGTCAGTCCCGACTATACGGAAGCCATTGTCTGCAGTCCGAATAAGAAATATATACGGATATTGGCCCGAACTCCTTTTATTTCATCCGGAAAGGAAAAAAAACTGATGGATATCGCAAAATCATTTGATATCGATGTTTTGAAATTACAGAAAGACAGTTGGAATGAAAGTCTTTACGAGAAAATCAAGGATCGGCCGAAATAG
- a CDS encoding nucleotide exchange factor GrpE: MTDNQEEKQENESLPEDERNETEVEESLAEENERLKQELKKKNDQYLMALAEAENARKRIYKERQDLLRLAVENILVEILTPIENMENALKFAKDSSDEVKNWALGFEMILNQFKQILTDHGITEYTSAGKIFDPFLHEAIEIIETDDYPDGTVVEELSKGYKADNKPIRVARVKVAKTLKVDTNN; encoded by the coding sequence ATGACGGATAATCAAGAAGAAAAACAAGAAAATGAAAGTCTTCCCGAAGACGAACGAAACGAAACGGAAGTTGAAGAGTCTCTTGCAGAAGAAAATGAACGTCTGAAACAAGAGCTTAAGAAAAAAAATGATCAATATCTCATGGCTTTAGCCGAAGCGGAAAATGCTAGAAAACGTATTTATAAAGAACGACAGGATCTTTTAAGACTTGCAGTCGAAAATATTTTAGTAGAAATTCTCACTCCTATAGAAAACATGGAGAATGCTTTAAAATTTGCTAAAGATTCTTCGGACGAAGTGAAAAATTGGGCTTTAGGTTTTGAAATGATCCTAAATCAATTCAAACAGATTCTTACCGATCATGGAATTACCGAATATACTTCGGCAGGAAAAATATTCGATCCGTTTCTTCATGAAGCGATAGAGATTATCGAAACGGACGACTATCCTGACGGAACGGTCGTTGAAGAACTGTCTAAAGGATACAAAGCGGATAATAAGCCAATCCGAGTTGCTCGGGTAAAAGTCGCCAAAACTTTAAAAGTAGATACAAACAATTAA
- a CDS encoding proline--tRNA ligase → MRTSQLFFKTVKNSNSKKQYVASYELLEQAGYLSKLSKGIFTYTPLMYRVVSNFCGIVRQELNKIGGQELMLPLLQPAEIWKTTGRWEEFLSEKLLYTLKDREDKFFCIAPTHEEAVCGLVAERLKNHKQLPLHLYQIAAKFRDEIRPRFGLMRTKELLMEDSYTFSESEEQMQEQYLKLRGAYSNIFRRLELEFVIVDADGGKIGKGKSEEFQVLCDIGEDAVCVSDDYGSNIETAKTVPPHFNYRKCPDPVTEVKTPGIKTIKSLSEFLNVPEQLILKTFVYKLTCTNGFDFIAVGIRGDRQLNTTKIKTCLGATDIAPASEEEIIELLGVGPGFIGPLNCPITFVADLSTEAMTGFICAGNKEDVHYVNVNWDRDISSPTRYDFLLVEEGDVCPSNPGTPYAIKRGVEVAHIFNLGLRYTQIFNVTFQDRKGTDKICWMGTYGIGIGRTLAACVEQKHDEKGIVWPLEVAPFKITVIVAKVESTLIEEAEKLYRLLTDHGYDPLFDDRDERLGFKLKDSDLIGIPYKIIIGKEFLNSGKFEIESRTGEKFEVAPESFLNWCDSHLNSLNLFRKIAD, encoded by the coding sequence ATGCGTACATCCCAGCTCTTTTTTAAAACCGTAAAAAATTCGAATAGTAAAAAACAATACGTCGCTTCCTATGAACTGCTCGAACAGGCAGGTTATTTATCCAAATTAAGTAAAGGCATTTTTACCTATACCCCCCTTATGTATCGCGTCGTTTCGAATTTTTGCGGCATCGTCAGACAAGAACTTAATAAAATCGGCGGACAGGAATTAATGTTGCCTTTACTGCAACCCGCCGAAATTTGGAAAACTACAGGCAGATGGGAAGAATTTCTATCCGAAAAGCTTTTGTATACACTAAAAGATCGTGAAGACAAATTCTTTTGCATAGCCCCCACTCATGAGGAGGCCGTTTGTGGATTGGTAGCCGAACGTTTGAAAAACCATAAGCAACTCCCTCTCCATTTATATCAGATTGCCGCTAAGTTTCGAGACGAAATTCGTCCTCGCTTCGGATTGATGAGAACGAAAGAACTTCTCATGGAAGACAGTTACACCTTTTCGGAATCGGAAGAGCAAATGCAGGAGCAATACCTTAAACTTAGAGGCGCTTACTCGAATATTTTTCGAAGATTGGAATTGGAATTCGTCATCGTCGATGCTGATGGAGGAAAAATCGGTAAAGGCAAATCGGAAGAATTTCAGGTATTGTGCGATATCGGAGAAGATGCCGTTTGCGTCAGCGACGATTACGGTTCCAATATCGAGACAGCCAAAACGGTTCCTCCTCATTTCAATTACCGAAAATGTCCGGATCCGGTCACCGAAGTCAAAACGCCCGGAATTAAAACGATAAAAAGTTTGTCCGAGTTTCTGAATGTTCCCGAACAGTTGATTTTAAAAACCTTTGTATACAAATTAACTTGCACAAACGGTTTCGACTTCATCGCTGTAGGAATTCGCGGAGATCGTCAACTAAACACGACGAAAATCAAGACCTGCTTAGGTGCCACAGATATCGCTCCGGCATCGGAAGAAGAAATTATCGAACTTCTTGGAGTCGGTCCGGGATTCATAGGTCCTTTGAATTGCCCCATTACCTTCGTTGCCGATCTATCTACCGAAGCCATGACCGGATTCATTTGTGCGGGTAATAAAGAAGACGTCCATTACGTCAATGTCAATTGGGACCGAGATATTTCGTCTCCTACGCGTTATGATTTTTTGCTTGTGGAAGAAGGCGACGTCTGTCCTTCGAATCCCGGGACTCCGTATGCAATTAAAAGAGGTGTAGAGGTGGCTCATATCTTCAATCTCGGATTACGTTATACGCAAATTTTCAATGTGACATTCCAAGACAGGAAAGGTACGGATAAAATTTGTTGGATGGGGACTTACGGAATAGGAATCGGCCGGACCTTAGCCGCTTGCGTAGAACAGAAACACGATGAGAAAGGCATCGTGTGGCCCCTTGAAGTGGCACCTTTCAAAATTACCGTCATCGTTGCTAAAGTCGAATCGACTTTGATCGAAGAAGCCGAAAAACTTTACCGTCTTTTGACCGATCACGGTTATGATCCCCTTTTCGACGATCGAGACGAACGACTCGGTTTTAAATTAAAAGACAGTGATCTTATAGGGATACCTTATAAGATAATTATCGGTAAGGAATTCTTGAATTCCGGAAAATTCGAAATTGAATCAAGGACGGGAGAAAAATTTGAAGTTGCTCCCGAAAGTTTTCTGAATTGGTGTGATTCACATCTTAACTCCTTAAACTTATTCCGAAAAATAGCAGATTAG